The sequence gattcttcaatcattttaacggtcatttcgaatattcctttatttgggacagtactcacatgtgtcatgatggcgccacgttaccctatcaaaaacatcttgtctgtcatctatactgtgtttattttttttcatttaccaacagagttgccattcatgcagaattacctgtaatgtattgatttgtatacgtccatgcgaatttcatgcaggatacagatttaataaatattgccaaaactacatacataattgtgcctacttctcatcctccaacgcaatacaaaatcgaacccgttttgttacaatatttacttgcttctggtctgccgccacttaatttcgggtgaagaataccaacagaataaaaaatagtctagatgaacaacgttgagtcaaataaatggtaaaccttccaacatcgggaaaaagttaaatatattatcaacgtaatccaataatttattgtgacgattcacttccaaatattttaatgaaatcaggcatccctgcaggcagctgatcggtgttgacaaacgaggggaaaccaactagtaaaaaaaatttttacataacacaaggggtgtaccgatagtaaatagttcgcgcagtacaatataggtggaactagtgcatcacgaaaaattatttttataagaatttactcatactgtcatgtctgttagtctgtgctatcggtacaccccttgtgttatgtaaaagttttttttaccagTTGGttacccctcgtttgtcaacaccgatccaccctcctgctatggaagctggttcctgaaaccgacgcattttgttttggtggcgttgttgtcaacaatattttaagctacgttcataccatacaatctAACCATACTGGTggcaaaagttaatttcttcaaacccaatataaatattactcttgtctagtattctctgcaaaacaagtaatttgacctctgtttgaataagaaaaaaaagtggtttgttatagtttgattatattccatcgaaatcatttccttatgttggtgcactcgcatgaagaaagatgtgaacactgcttaaatacagcatttgacagcgaactataaccaaaagaaccaaaaatttcggcttcaagccaattgtatacagatgacaatcgcaccaccggggtgatctgtaccatatcggtatcagaatctcgtcaacataagttcacggaaatgtcaccaaagctcattttggtgaccaaaaaaaaaaggtctcgtagcaaccttttctcctgtctatccatgctatcaacgaaaatcggtatttatctgtacgatccgtgaattatcggtattttgggagtacatatctgtattgcggtatagaggtcaaatatctgtataaataccgataaatcggtatacctggcaacgttggcttgcagggatgcctgatttcatcataatatttgaaaatgaaaaattaagtgGCGTcagaccagaagtaagtaaatattgtaacaaaacgggttcgattttgtaatgcgttgaaggatgagaagtaggcacaattctgtatatagttttggcaatatgtattaaggtgaaatgtaacggaatgcgaaaatcgcggtttttgatcaattattcaaactagaccgattttcgaaaaaccaaaaacacttaagtttttgaaatcaaatttatcacaactaagtattcttagaattttaaaattttgctttgccgagccgtaattggcttttgaaatgtataaacggtaactgttccgttccacggggatgattttagaactgaaaagtagtgtttgtagcagaatttcacaaagaatctgaacatgcaactcaaaattttaaaattttagctaaaacaaccgaaatttgaaaaagtttacatgaacctttccgcatttttttattgcttgcgcgctgctgtttcgtattgaggtggtgtgagaaatgcacggtggacacggtggcattatatcgtgagcaaaaattacatataaaattgtgacgcgaatttatacagcattgggttttgtgttgaaataaaaacgagttgaatacaataaaatgggtattgtgagAAATTGTTGATtgtctaagtaactgtcatttataatgctaataatgtccaattctgttcaatgcattgatgttgctgaagcaacaaagcctggctgtgtgatatcgtataacaggtattattttagattgtagcaatttttatagcaaaactataacttcatcattgacaagctaatgaatgaaatacaaaccaagtattatcgtgatacaaacagacacacttaaaacttaattttcatctcggcaaaaaaaatgctgaaaacgAACGGCAAAGCGATATTTTACTAAAATTTCGGCCTAGatagttttttccaaaattctcggttttttatttccgatttctcggcaattcaaaatataatactgatattcggttttgtaaattaccgtgtttaccagcaattggtcgttttgccgaaatcagcaaattgaTTATATTAACTTACCGAAATCTCGGTAAACAACTCCTAGATAACCGAAATTCGGTGATTTATCAAAGTAGCTATTTTTCTTCAGTGCAAAACTGAGTGATGTAAATAAGTGCATATGGAGAtagttgcaaaaaaaattgaatccgaAAATAGCGATATGTTAAATGTTCAAAGATTATTCGTTACAAGAAATCCCCCAGAGCATTCTTACGAGATTAAGATCCACGCGACGCTAATCTACTGCATGAAATTGATTGGACTCCGGTATGATATATTTCCttaaatattcaatgttttatcGAGCCATTACTTTCGTTGTAGCCGAAATCTGATTTGCTGCGGAAAACCTAATTGTGTTCTCTACTGTAAATAACGTGGAAGTGCATCCATTCTACGGCGTATATGTTTGGGGAcatatttttcttctttttttacctatcagttcaacAACCAACATagtgttgaaataaataaatcaatgataACGAGTTTTAGCAggaatgtttattttatatttaaaattttattttaattatttgctTTAAATTTCGGCATTAGCTCACATGCTTAAACACTGATAATTTCGGTAGTTTATTTCCAAAAGCGACGAAGATCTCGGTAATTTATAGTTTTCTCGAAACCGAAAATCTTGGTGAAGGCAAAttatttgtcaaatgaaaaataccgAGAGTTACCGTTGTTTTAatatttgccgagatgattgccgagcactcggctgttcaaatctcggcaaaATTTTGCCGAGATTTGGGGAAAAACTCTAAGTGtgtaacaaagtcagtttcaatgcatccgtcatttttttcgctttggtttcctgatagcattctgaaaaaaaagagagaaataaaattggctcgacaaggctgccaaacccACAGAacttcaatctttgtgaaagttgaatattttttcattgttcattggaatccatgtaatgtccaacccatacgatagattaatgtgatgaaacttctcatcaaaataataaaatgtatgctggcaacccgatacagtttgctcatatacgagagagtacaagagaaatacgatgcgcaaaggggaTTGAGCgaaccacgtggtcgatttaaaactcaacacgcgaccctctgtcctcagaccttaatgtaACGTTCaattgtcaacttgttttcATTAAAACCGTCTGCAGCATCCTTTTGAAtcataaattagcatttttcttaTCATCCTTACATATATTGACGTGTAGAGCAAAATACGTTTTATGAGCAAGAATAACTGTTTGGGTATAAATAATTCTATTCTATTATTAGTGTTTCATGCAGAAGCGTCTAtagaaaaatattcagaaatgcAATATCATATTATGTTCCAATGGTGTAATTGGCTGGTAAAGAAGACTGAAGGTTTGGAAGGTTTCGCTACAGTAAGAAATGTAACATTGAACGCAAACTCGAGTATTGGTAAGTTTGGAAAATGCTAATTATTCATACAGaactgaagaacataaactaaatacgcgtcgattgcTTGCGAATTACAAGGGATCGAAGACTTCGTATCTATTTGATGACAACATTTCATTTAGGCGAGGCTGGTCGATAGAACGGTGACCTTGGAACatgatttgctctgtatacgaaatgggtcatcgTAATTCGATTGATTCAACACACATGGAAACATCTTTTTCCTGTAAACCGCTGCCAGACAGTGGGGCTTGGGATaggttaaacacacacacactattTTTTTCTCAAGTAATTTATTTCGACATGATTGGAAATAGTGAATGAATGGAACCATGAAACTTGAAAAATGTAATTGTTGTGATTCGACTTGCAAAACTGCCAACACTTCTGTAGAAATAAAAACTTGATCTTGTACCGTACGCGTGTGTTTCTCTCAGGTCCCAACATTTTGGCGACGAGAAGTGGATTTTGATCTGTAAAAACGTGTAGTTCGAGTTGTTTCGGGATGCTGAAAGATTTTGGCACTGCATAAGTGCAACGGTTAATAAATATAGACGCGTTCCGTCGAGAAAGTACTGAAAAAGTAACGCCGACGGGGCCAAAGCGGAAAAGGTTCGTATTTGTAAAGCACAAAAGCTGCAAGAGAAAACGGTGTAATAGGAGACGGTGCAATAGAGGGAACAGTGTTCACGCCAAagttgcgaaaaaaaaaatggaaaacccTAAGCAAATATTATCGTCGTTTGACACCAAGGATTCATCATCAATAGGAACCAGGTGGCAAAAATGGAAACGCTCCCTGGAGCTATACATGGAAGTAAACTGTATTGCGCTACCTTCAAGGAAAAAGGCGTATTTACTACATTTTGCGGGACCAGAAATGCAAGACATTTTTTACGACATTCCCGGTCATGATGCTGTTCCACCAGCTAACTCCGATGTGTATCGCGAAGCTATCAGGCTTTTGGACAATCATTTTGCGCCAATGACGAGTATCCCATACGACCGCTACGTGTTCAGGAATCTGAAACAGGAGAACGATGAAAGTGTCGACAAATTTGTAAGTCGGTTGAAGGAGCAAGGCCGTCTTTGTGAATACGGTGCGGCACTAGACATAAGAATAACCGAACAGGTTTTTGACCGTTGCCAAATGGACGAATTACGAGAAATgatattaaaaaagaaataaatgaCTGTAAGAGAAATCGTCGAAGAAGCCAGAATTTTGGAAACGCAAGTACTAACGGTAAATGCAAGTTAGTAGGccactttaaaaaaatgtgtagAACGAAGGCAACGAAAACGTCTAGTTCAAAACGTAAACAGGTTCTTTATGTTGAATCCGAGAAAAGTGGCTGCAGTTCAAATTCAGACGACTGCGATTCGGAAGATGATGGATCTAATAATGAAATTCAGCAAATATGCGTGATCGGAGCCGATCATGATATAGTAACTTGTTACACAGGCGGTGTAAAGATGAACTGGATTATCGACTCCGGTGCACATGTTAATGTTATTAATAGAAACACGTGGAAGGAATTACGAAAAAAAGGATGCAAAACGAGCAGTgagaaaaagtctaaaaagattCTGCGGGTTTATGGAGATGGGTCATTAAAAGTACATAAAGTTATAAAGGCGGACATCGCCACAAAAGAGAAAACTGTTCATCACGAAATCTACGTGGTCGATTCAGATAGAGGAGGTAACCTGCTAAGTAAGAAATCATCAATGGAGTTAGGTATTTTGGAGATTCACGGTAAGGTTTTTAACATTTCGGCAAAGGAAGAGCCTCCGATAGGAAAATTGAAAGGAGTGCAAGTGGAACTAAAAATCAATACTGCCGTCAACCCGGTTCAACAACCATGCCGGAGATTACCGATACCACTTCAGAAGCTGGTCGGAGAAAAAATTAGAGGATTTACTGCGTCAGGATATCATAGAACCGGCTCCATTGAATATTTCTTGGGCTTCGCCTTTGGTATTAACACCTAAGAACGGTGGCAGAAGCGTACGGCTATGTGTCGATATGCGACGAGCAAATAATGCCATCATACCGGAACGTCATCCTCTGCCAACTTTCGACGAAATAATGCCATACCTTGAAGGAAGTCGGTTTTTCAGTAAAATAGACTTGGTGAAGGCATTCCACCAAATTGAACTTACTCCGTCTTCGAGAACTATTACTACATTCGTAACTCCAAATGCATATTATAGATACAAAAGGTTGATGTTTGGAATGAATTGCTCTGCTGAGGTGTTTCAAAGAGAAATCGAACGAGTTTTGCGAGGACTGAAAGGTACAAAGGTATTCATAGATGATATATTGGTTTTCGCTCGAACCAAAAAGGATCATGATGCAAGAGTGAAATCGGTATTGTCACGATTGGAACTACATGGTTTGACAGTAAATCTAGAAAAATGCCAAATTGGAAAACCGTCTGTAATTTTTATGGGTCATTCACTGTCCGAAAAAGGTATCCTGTCCATGAACGACAAGGTTGATGCAATTCAACGGTTCAGGAATCCAAGAAACGTGAAGGAGCTGAGAAGTTTCATGGGGTTAGTAAATTACGTTGGAAAATTCATCCCTAATCTGTCTACAATATCCTCTCCACTAAGAAATATGCTACATAAACATACGAAATTCCAGTGGACAAGCGCGGAAATGCAATCGTTCGAAAAGATTAAAAGAGCTATGTCAAACACACAACATTTAGCGTACTATAGTGTGCACAATCCAACAACGCTAGTGACAGATGCAAGCGAACATGGACTAGGAGCTGTATTATTGCAACGTGTAGAGGGGAAATTGAGACCCATTAGTTTTGCCAGCAAAAGTTTAACAACAACCGAACGAAAGTATTCCACATTAGATAAAGAGGCACTGTCTGTAGTCTGGGCCACAGAACGTTTCCAGATGTATTTGAAAGGACTCGAATTCACTATCTTAACGGACCACAAACCGTTGGTAGGTATTTTCAACGAAACCTCTATACCGAATAAACGCCAGGAAAGTTGGGTGCTTCGTATGCAGGAATACCGATACCGAATTCGTCACGTTCCCGGGGAGATAAACATTGCCGACCCTTTATCTCGGTTATCAGTTTCGCTTGGAGAGAAGACTTTTGATAAAGCTTCGGAGGATGTTCTTTGTGCGATTGTAGAAATAAACAGACCTGCAGCTGTCAGCATGACCGAGATCATTCTAGCGTCAGAAGAGGATCATGAAATACAAGATGTAAGGAAAGCGCTCCAAACCGACATTTGGgaagaaaacttgaaaaaatatgcaccgtTCAAGTCAGAGTTAGTATTCGCCAAAgaaatacttttaagaaaagacCGAATCGTTGTACCTAAAAAGCTAAGGGAAACGGTGATCGCGTTATCCCACGTAGGCCATCCAGGCCGAGAAAAGATGAAACGTCGTCTACGAGCAGCGGTTTGGTGGCCAGCCATGGACGGAGATGCTGAAAAATGTTGTAAGGAGTGCATTGAATGTCAGTTGGTTGCACCTTATGACAAGCCGGAACCTTTGCGAATTAGAGAACTTCCCAAAGCTCCATGGGTGCATCTGTCGGGAGATTTCTTAGGACCGTTGCCGAACGGGTACTATCTATTTGTCCTGATCGATCTCTATAGTCGCTACACGGTAGTTGAACCAACGACCCGTACCACATCCAGTGAAGTCATTCGCATTTTAAAGAACGTTTTTACCAGACTGGGTTTACCATTCATGTTAACATTCGATAATGCTAAGAATTTCTCCACCCAAGAATTAAAAGAATATTGCGTAGATTACGATATCAAATTAAAACACACGACTCCATACTGGCCAAGTGCCAATGGCGAAGTCGAGCGTCAGAATCGATCGATCCTCAAGGTTCTCAAAATAAGTAAGCAGAATGGTACGGATTGGAAAGAAGCTATTCAAGATTACATCTACATGTATTCACTAACTCCACATTCCGTTACAAACGTCGCGCCAGCTCAATTGATGTTCGGTCGCAGATTCCGCGATTTGATTccaaatttctataattatgttGCCGAAGATGACGAAATGCGGGATCGAGATCGTACCGTGAAATCGACGACGTGAAATACTACACAAAAGAGAACCGGGATAAACGAGTTGGTGCAAAACAATCAACAGTAAGCATAGGGGACGAAGTATGGATGAAAAATATGGTTCCACAAAATAAGTTAGATACAACATTTCTACCGACCCCGGCGCGCGTGATTGATCGGTGCGAAAATAGATACGTTGAAAACTCCTGATGGCGAAGTCTACAGGCGCAACACTTCACATGTGAAAGCAACAAGAGAATCATTGAACCAAAAGAAGGCTAACGCTAGTATCAATGAAAACGTCGGAAATGGAAGTACCAGACCACCACGCCTCAAAACGCTACCAAAGAGATTCGAGGACTATACGATGGAGGTTTGATACAAATGCAGTAGAGGTGTGGAagaaaattcaatttattttattagagAAACAGGCATATGTTGTGATTCGACTTGCAAAACTGCCAACACTTCTGTAGAAATAAAAACTTGATCTTGTACCGTACGCGTGTGTTTCTCTCAGGTCCCAACAGtaatcaagatttttttttatttgctgtgtCACAAACGTGACAGGCTAAGGCCAGTGATGGCCCATCTTGCCTTTGTATTGTTAGattataatttaattttgtgttttaattcgattgtgttttttgcacATGTATTGTTCATGTATTTTCTTGTAGGTTATGTTTGGttgtattattattttcgattattttatatttttcgattGTAAATTCTTTTACATTGACTCCCGATGATGTTTCGCGGCGTCGCCACACGGATTCACTCTAGGAcgagaaaaaatttttcttccgcGAACATAAATACACAAAATTTTATCGCACTAGTGCGAAACGATATGCTAACACTTTGAGAGCTTCACCGGAAGTCTAATCAAGATTTactcaaatttcaaaattttcactcATACAGTTCAAAAGTTACAGATGATTTTCCGTAAGCCTTTTGTATTGAATACACCCTTCAGGTTTTAGGAGTTTCGGAAGAAATATGAAGCTAAATATCCTCTTCCTTATGTCGTAATTCATTTTTTATTCAGTTTCCACTGGAGGATACAAAAAGTCCTGTTTTACAGGTTAAGCTACTAGTAGTTCGATTCACTGAATATGATCAAGTTTATTTCTTCTGCTTTGCTCAGTTTGGCTCTGTGATATTGAAATATGGTTGAGCTCAGttctttaaaatatttattcttAATACTAACATCATTTAATCTCCTTCACGCAATGTACCATTTCTAAAGGAACAAAAAATTTACAGCAACGGTTGTTATTcaagttttaaatttttgtatgtatcaaaaatgtagaaaaaagtGTCCATTTCGATAgacattgaaatactgaaaaccTTGCGAACTACGAAGATCAGCTAATGGTAACAGAAAAAAAGCATAAGCGAGTATCATAAACTTCTGGAACACATTCCGTCACAGTTGAAAAcaccaaaataacaaaaaaagatctctattttttcgatttgttaCCGAGTACTTGAATTCTAGAGTGGAAAAGAATAAAACTACATTCAGATTGAGTAGAAAATGCGTTAAGTTAGAAGTCGTGCCAAAAATTATGATACCAATTTCATAGTTGTGTTGTAATTTTTCAGAGTAGATAAATTATGAATTACGATAGGTTTTCcggttattgaagaaaaataagcTCTAGTTTGCATTTCTGCTGCTTTCCCTGGAGTTAATGTTTGTAAGGTTCACCTATGTTAAGATGAGAGATTGTTTTTATATTGCCCGATTATTTTGTTCAACAGAAAATTCAAGTTTCATTTCTAATCTAATCATCAACGCGTCTCTGCACCCCAAGCAAGAATCAGTCGAAGTACACTCGAAGCTGCTTTTAACGAGGGTTGTTTAAGTAACGACGTTGATGGGCAGACGAAACAGTTAGAAATTTTGTACTGAGACATTCCATTCAATTGAATTCTTGTTGTATAATTATCCTCTAAATAGTTTACCATAAAACAcctatcgaatatttttttactcTTATTCTAAATCGAGTTGATGTCCATTCATGCTTCCGGTTGGAATAACATGTTCCGGTAGATCACATCCACAGTACGTATCATTGTTGACTGCTTTGTGCAGCAACTTCTGCCACTGTTTATCTGCCGACAACAGATGGGGACTACCGAAAATTACCAGTAAACACTTTGCACGGGAAATGGCCACGTTCAGCCGTCTCGGGCTGGAAACGAAACCCAACGCATGCTGCAGATCGCTTTGCAGCTGTGATTTCGATGTTCGAACCGTCGAGATTAGTATGACCATCCGCTCCTGTCCTTGGAACTCTTCGACACTGCCAATCTTCGGTTTCTGTAGATTACTTTCATCTAGGATGCGACGGATGGTTTTCACTTGCTGCTGGTAGGGCGTGATGACGCCAATATCCTCCggacgaacaccttttttgtacAATTTCAATAAGAAGTTGAAAACACTTTTGGCCTCCGCCGGATTGAACCATGAAGGGCTTTCCGGCGTTTGTTTGTTGACGCCGTTGACGCCCCAAAACACCATTCCGTAGTGTGGATTTTGGGTGGATTTTACTGGGAGAATGTCGTAAATGGTCTCGAGAAACTGTGCCTCCATGCTGCCTTCGGCAGGAATGCAGGCTAACAAAGAGCTCTCGTAGAACAGTTCGCTGTAGATATCCAAAATGCAGGGAATCGATCGATAGTTGTAGCGAAGTTTTGTGACCAATCGAGGATTGAATCCTTCGGTATCGGGGaacctgtttttatccgatttatACAAAGGAGTTTCCATTAAACGAACTAGCAGAGATGTATTGAAACCTCGATCGGAGGCGTACGGACTAATAACGACTGGTCCGAGCTGCATGGGATCCCCTGCTAGGACTACCGTTCCACAGAATTTGTTGATGAAGGTCATCGGAATTAGCGTTTCCGTCTCCAGACACTGGCCAGCTTCATCGATTATTACGTGCGTGAAATGGTTTCGTGGGAATCGAATTTGCATGAGAGTGCCCAAAGTCACACAAGTCCCGATGGTAATCCGGTGTCGTCCGAGATGTTTCAGTTGAAGTTTGTGTTTCAAACCGGACTCAGTTATGATGACTTCGTCTTTCACGGTTCGTTCCGAGGCAATATCGACTGTGCCACAGTAGGGAGCCAGATTTTCCGGAATTAGCTCTTGTTCGACGTAATTCAAACCCACTATCCGAATGAAATCACCCGGTTGTAAAACGTTAGCTTCAATCAAACGCTCCGTTATCAAATTCGCTGAACTGTTGGATGGTGTTCCAACCATTATACGGCTGTCGGCAGAAAGTTTCACAATCTGATGAATAAGCTCTATGATCGTCATGGTTTTGCCAGTTCCTGGTGgaccgaatatgacatatggcaGTGGTCTCGACTCCGAACGAAGGATATTTTTTATAGCATCCTTTTGAATGTTGTTCAGATTTGGGTTGAACCATTGGAACTCGTTGTTGAACTCCGTAGTTGCCAGGTTACCAGCTTcgttaattttcaaatcaatccAAGGTTCTCGAATGTCCGTTTTCGTGGGAAAGAGATAATCCGTGCCTAAGGCACTCGTAACGCACAGTATTGCATGGTGTTGTTTTTGAAACGCACCCCGTGTTGGTTGGAAGATAATCTTGTAATCCTCACCGTTGTATTTTTCGTGAAAATGTTCGCTGAATTTGACCAGTATCTTATGCTTCATTATTTTGTGTATGTAGGCCCCGTTGCCCACTTCATTTGGATTTATCCACGGAGTGGTCGCTACTAGCCTATCGCCGGGAATCAGCGATGGTCTGGCTTCTCCGACGTTCTCGATTCGCAGCGCCAGATAG comes from Malaya genurostris strain Urasoe2022 chromosome 3, Malgen_1.1, whole genome shotgun sequence and encodes:
- the LOC131434412 gene encoding probable RNA helicase armi, whose translation is MFRLMGKLVGDIFSAIGGHSETVEEKMKRLEAQLEDDDDQSAENDKKRKEEEQSKNPVEPTNCFMQTGNITKVEANYIIIDASLYVDKIVVQACPFQHQLEVGARVSFLAYKSSDEDSIKVIKFEALVGEVWGDRNEMLQSQEEESKQLVDEIDPTYFNYNQRSEQGTVIAKRRGLLTVETDQGEHSIEMDNLKLTFIPEVGDYVVLDSLVQIDETYFDTRGNILEVRGIAPTRLVQGTGFVTKADSEGGEIRTDDGVYNYLKDICESGQLPGQGDKVVFEAVENAQLSYRCIKIVIEQVAARSVETSKEETKSKYDDDFFMNKRGVKITDDIVVKLKDLNESQQVEVIIRNEGERNHKLLRSTFMSNKQTSQMRLIQPTVTDTAMLKPGDSITYTFEITASNYGVSKEVFMWAFGGGFKIARYFTVIVGDAEHVSSQKMNEGTTAARTAAGGHKLAAWNIYKRGGEVTPGQKISKRANFIDIKIGGYHVPDDLKQILLNPATSRNEIDDELDRTQRCLQRPLCPETYRALFKTFLWMEDVQCEISITRFNMERAHFTREDSYLALRIENVGEARPSLIPGDRLVATTPWINPNEVGNGAYIHKIMKHKILVKFSEHFHEKYNGEDYKIIFQPTRGAFQKQHHAILCVTSALGTDYLFPTKTDIREPWIDLKINEAGNLATTEFNNEFQWFNPNLNNIQKDAIKNILRSESRPLPYVIFGPPGTGKTMTIIELIHQIVKLSADSRIMVGTPSNSSANLITERLIEANVLQPGDFIRIVGLNYVEQELIPENLAPYCGTVDIASERTVKDEVIITESGLKHKLQLKHLGRHRITIGTCVTLGTLMQIRFPRNHFTHVIIDEAGQCLETETLIPMTFINKFCGTVVLAGDPMQLGPVVISPYASDRGFNTSLLVRLMETPLYKSDKNRFPDTEGFNPRLVTKLRYNYRSIPCILDIYSELFYESSLLACIPAEGSMEAQFLETIYDILPVKSTQNPHYGMVFWGVNGVNKQTPESPSWFNPAEAKSVFNFLLKLYKKGVRPEDIGVITPYQQQVKTIRRILDESNLQKPKIGSVEEFQGQERMVILISTVRTSKSQLQSDLQHALGFVSSPRRLNVAISRAKCLLVIFGSPHLLSADKQWQKLLHKAVNNDTYCGCDLPEHVIPTGSMNGHQLDLE